A section of the Salmo salar chromosome ssa05, Ssal_v3.1, whole genome shotgun sequence genome encodes:
- the LOC106605530 gene encoding E3 ubiquitin-protein ligase UBR5 isoform X6, translating to MTSIHFVVHPLPGTEDQLNDRLREVSEKLNKYNFNSHPHLNLLEQATLKQCVVGPNHAGFLLEDGRVCRISFAVQPDRLELTKPDGNDGSKLSGSGSGTGRSSRPGRTSDPPWFLSGSDTLGRLAGNTLGSRWSSGVNGGSGGGGGGGGGGGGGSSSVGGAGGGGVGGAVSGGGGGGGSSGRSSTAARDSRRQTRVIRTGRDRGSGLLGSQPQPVIPASVIPEELISQAQVVLQGKSRSVIIRELQRTNLDVNLAVNNLLSRDDEDGDDGDDTASESYLPGEDLMSLLDADIHSAHPSVIIDADAMFSEDISYFGYPSFRRSSLSRLGSSRVLLLPLERDSELLRERESVLRLRERRWLDGASFDTERGSTSREGEPSLDKKNIPVQSPVSLGEELQWWPDKDGVKFVSIGSLFSELVAVSSKGELYQWKWSEPEPYRNTQNPSIRHPRVSFLGLTNEKITLLSANSIRATVATETNKVATWMDDTLSSVASKLEHSAQVYPELQGERIVSLHCCALYTCAQLESSLYWWGVVPFSQRKKMLEKARAKNKKPKSSAGISSVPNITVGTQVFVSSLQVCLRNNPLYHAGAVAFSVNAGIPKVGLLLESVWNMNDSCRFQLRSPESLKNMDKTTKTQEIKTESKPELVKTEMGPPPSPASTCSDTSSIASSASLPYKRRRSTPAPKEEEKVNEEQWPLREVVFVEDVKNVPVGKVLKVDGAYVAVKFPGTSSSVSTQPSLPSAPAPITDSDPSSLLQDCRLLRIDELQVVKTGGTPKVPDCFQRTPKKLCIPEKAEILAVNVDSKGVHAVLKTGNWVRYCIFDLATGKAEQENNFPTSNLAFLGQSERNVAIFTAGQDSPVILRDGNGTIYPMAKDCMGGIRDPEWLDLPPIASLGMGVHSLANLPTNSTIKKKAAIIILAVEKQTLMQHVLRCDFEACRQYLVNLEQAVLLEQSPHVLHSFLGHRCDGNRNILHACVSVCFPVSNKETKEEEEAERSERNTFAERLSAVEAIANAISVVSSNSSGNRTGSSSSRGLRLREMMRRSLRAAGLGRHESGPSSSDHQDPVSPPIAPPSWVPDPPPMDPDGDIDFILAPAVGSLTTASTGTSQGPSTSTIPGPSSEPSVVESKDRKANAHLILKLMCDSMVLRPHLRELLSAKDARGMTPFMLAVSGRAYPAAITVLEAAQKMAKVGEPGMTEKVDADSAFMEMICPSGTNPDDSPLYVLCCNDTCSFTWTGAEHINQDIFECRTCGLLESLCCCTECARVCHKGHDCKLKRTSPTAYCDCWEKCKCKTLIAGQKAARLDLLYRLLTTTNLVTSPNSRGEHILLFLVQTVARQSVEHCQYRPPRIREDRNRKAANAEVCCPPCVSDSDMPDHDLEPPRFAQLALERVLQDWNALKSMIMFGSQENKDPLSASSRIAHLLPEEQVYLNQQSGTIRLDCFTHCLIVKCAPDITFIDTLLGTLVKELQNKYTPGRREEAIVVTRRFLRSVARVFVILSVEMASSKKKNNFIPQPIGKCRRVFQALLPYAVEELCNVAESLIVPVRMGIARPTAPFTLASTSIDAVQGSEELFSVEPLPPRPSPDQSSNSSQTASSYIIRNPQPRRSSQSQPVRGRDEEQDDIVSADVEEVEVVEGVAGEEDHHEDQEEQGEENAEAEGQHDEHDEDEGDVLSSLGSDMELDLLAAAETESDSESNHSNQDNASGRRSVVTAATAGSEAGSRMSLAFQSVGASSVPAFFSEDDSQSNDSSDSDSSSSQSDDVDQETFLLDEPLERTTTASHVNSAAQAPRSMQWAVRNTPSQRATGSAPSSSSTPAAASSTGLIYIDPSNLRRSSAISTSAAAAAAALEASNSSSYLTSASSLARAYSIVIRQISDLMSLIPKYNHLVYSQYPAAVKLTYQDAVNLQNFVEEKLIPTWNWMVSIMDSTEAQLRYGSALSSAGDPGHPSHPLHASQHSARRERMTAREEASLRTLEGRRSGRAATLLTVRQGMMSARGDFLNYALSLMRSHNDEHSDVLPVLDVCSLKHVAYVFQALIYWIKAMNQQTTLDTTQMDRKRSREILELGLDNEDSEHENDEDTNQSSTLQDKEDDSVPAEMGQNHPFFRRSDSMTFLGCIPPNPFEVPLAEAIPLADQPHLLQPNARKEDLFGRPSQGLYSSSYTASKGLAEATLDRSCLEVNMGSSQILPTKMSYSANLKNVMSMETSQRGREDQPMDQELVAPKPGPSPHDLAAQLKSSLLAEIGLTESDGPPLPSFRPHCSFMGMVISHDMLLGRWRLSLELFGRVFMEDVGAEPGSILTELGGFEVKESKFRREMEKLRNLQSRDLALEVDRDRDQLIQQTMRQLNTHFGRRCTTTPMAVHRVKVTFKDEPGEGSGVARSFYTAIALAFLSNDKLPNLDCVQSVSKGMQASSTCHHDYNSSMTLNLMQRLRNRDRERERRSGGLRAGSRRDRDSSRLANVSSTNLDRGSRSTDSCVDMTTGSEFRTFKWIMDSRRQLSIDTRPFRPASEGNPSDEPDPLPAHRQALGERLYPRVHAMQPAFASKITGMLLELSPAQLLLLLASEDSLRARVEEAMELLIAHGRENGADSILDLGLLEAPEKAQQQENRKRHGSTRSVVDMELDDPEDGDDNAPLFYQPGKRGFYSPRPGKNTEARLNCFRNIGRILGLCLLQNELCPITLNRHVIKVLLGRKVNWHDFAFFDPVMYESLRQLIRHSQAGEAEAVFAAMDVAFAIDLCKEEGAGQVELLSGGVNMPVTPLNVYEYVRKYAEHRMLVVAEQPLHAMRKGLLDVLPKNALEDLTAEDFRLLVNGCGEVNVQMLISFTSFNDESGTKTLARIHKESQRENADKLLQFKRWFWSIVEKMSMTERQDLVYFWTSSPSLPASEEGFQPMPSITIRPPDDQHLPTANTCISRLYVPLYSSKQILKQKLLLAIKTKNFGFV from the exons TTCAAAGTTGAGTGGCAGTGGTTCAGGGACAGGAAGGAGCTCCAGGCCAGGCAGGACTAGTGATCCTCCCTGGTTCCTGTCTGGCTCTGACACACTGGGCAGACTGGCAGGCAACACCCTTGG GAGTCGCTGGAGCTCCGGGGTGAACGGTGGatcaggtggaggaggaggaggaggtggtggtggtggcggtggcagCAGCAGTGTAGGAGGTGCAGGGGGAGGAGGTGTAGGAGGAGCTGtcagtggaggaggtggtggtggaggctcCTCTGGGAGGTCGTCTACAGCTGCCCGGGACTCGAGACGTCAGACCAGGGTGATCCGCACAGGGAGGGACCGGGGCTCTGGTCTCCTGGGCAGCCAGCCCCAGCCTGTCATCCCTGCCTCAGTCATCCCAGAGGAACTCATCTCCCAG gCTCAGGTGGTCCTCCAGGGGAAGTCTAGGAGTGTGATCATCCGGGAGCTCCAGAGGACCAACCTGGATGTCAACCTGGCCGTCAACAACCTACTGAGCAGAGACGATGAGGACGGTGACGATGGCGATGACACAGCCAGCGAGTCCTACCTCCCTGGAG AGGACCTGATGTCCCTGCTGGACGCTGACATCCACTCAGCCCACCCCAGTGTCATCATCGATGCTGACGCCATGTTCTCTGAGGACATCAGCTACTTTGGCTACCCTTCCTTCAGACGCTCCTCCCTGTCCCGCCTGGGCTCCTCGCGAG TTCTCCTTCTTCCCTTAGAGCGTGACTCAGAGCTGTTGCGTGAGCGCGAGTCTGTGTTGAGGTTGCGGGAGCGGAGGTGGCTGGATGGGGCCTCATTTGACACGGAGAGGGGCTCCACCAGCCGCGAGGGGGAGCCCAGCCTGGACAAGAAGAACATCCCCGTCCAGAGCCCTGTCTCTCTGGGCGAGGAGCTGCAATGGTGGCCTGACAAG GATGGTGTGAAGTTTGTGAGCATCGGGTCCTTGTTCTCTGAGCTGGTGGCAGTGAGCTCTAAGGGGGAACTCTACCAGTGGAAGTGGAGTGAACCAGaaccatacagaaacacacag AACCCTTCTATCCGCCACCCCCGGGTGTCCTTCCTGGGCCTGACCAATGAGAAGATCACCCTGCTGTCTGCTAACAGCATCAGAGCCACCGTGGCCACGGAGACCAATAAGGTGGCGACCTGGATGGATGACACCCTGAGCAGTGTGGCGTCCAAGCTGGAACACAGTGCCCAGGTCTACCCTGAGCTGCAGGGGGAGCGCATCGTGTCTCTGCACTGCTGTGCCCTCTACACCTGCGCCCAGCTGGAGAGCAGCCTGTACTGGTG GGGTGTTGTGCCTTTTAGTCAACGGAAAAAGATGCTTGAAAAGGCTAGAGCCAAGAACAAGAAGCCAAAGTCCAGTGCCGGCATCTCCTCAGTACCCAACATCACCGTGGGAACGCAG GTGTTTGTGTCCTCTCTCCAGGTGTGCCTGAGGAATAACCCCCTCTACCACGCCGGTGCCGTTGCCTTTTCTGTCAACGCTGGGATCCCCAAGGTGGGACTGCTCCTTGAGTCTGTCTGGAACATGAACGACAGCTGCAGGTTCCAGCTGCGATCACCAGAGAGCCTCAAGAACATGGACAAGACCACCAAGACCCAGGAGATCAA AACGGAGAGCAAGCCGGAGTTGGTAAAGACTGAGATGGGGCCCCCTCCTTCCCCGGCCTCCACCTGCAGTGACACCTCCTCCATCGCTAGCAGTGCCTCGCTGCCCTACA AACGAAGACGCTCAACCCCGGCTCccaaagaggaggagaaggtgaACGAGGAGCAGTGGCCTCTTCGGGAAGTGGTGTTTGTGGAGGATGTTAAAAACGTCCCTGTGGGAAAG GTGCTGAAAGTGGACGGTGCGTATGTAGCTGTGAAGTTTCCAGGGACATCAAGCAGTGTGAGCACACAGCCGAGTCTACCTAGTGCTCCAGCTCCCATCACTGACTCTGACCCCTCCTCACTGCTGCAGGACTGTAGGCTGCTCAGAATAGATGAGTTACAG GTGGTGAAAACTGGTGGAACTCCTAAAGTTCCAGATTGCTTCCAGCGTACACCTAAAAAACTCTGCATCCCAGAGAAGGCTGAGATTCTGGCTGTGAATGTTGACTCCAAAG GAGTCCACGCAGTGCTGAAGACTGGTAACTGGGTGAGGTACTGTATCTTTGACCTGGCCACAGGCAAAGCAGAGCAGGAGAATAACTTCCCCACCAGTAACCTGGCCTTCCTGGGGCAGAGTGAACGCAACGTAGCAATCTTCACCGCAGGACAG GACTCTCCAGTCATCCTTCGGGATGGAAACGGCACAATTTACCCAATGGCCAAAGACTGTATGGGCGGGATCCGAGACCCTGAGTGGTTGGACCTGCCGCCCATCGCCAGCCTGGGCATGGGGGTGCACTCCCTGGCCAACCTCCCCACCAACTCAACCATCAAGAAGAAAGCTGCTATTATCATATTGGCTGTGGAA AAGCAGACGTTAATGCAGCACGTGCTGCGTTGTGACTTTGAGGCCTGTCGTCAGTACCTGGTGAACCTGGAGCAGGCTGTACTCCTGGAGCAGAGTCCCCACGTCCTCCACTCCTTCCTGGGCCACCGCTGCGACGGCAACCGCAACATCCTCCACGCCTGCGTCTCCGTCTGCTTCCCCGTCAGCAACAAGGAGACCAAGGAGGAGGAAG AAGCTGAACGGTCTGAGAGGAATACATTTGCAGAGAGACTGTCAGCAGTGGAGGCCATAGCCAACGCTATCTCTGTGGtgtctagcaacagctctggaaACAGGACCGGCTCTTCCAGCAGCAGAGG GCTGCGTCTGAGGGAGATGATGAGGCGCTCTCTGAGAGCTGCGGGGCTTGGCCGTCACGAGTCTGGCCCCTCCTCCAGTGATCACCAGGACCCTGTGTCCCCACCCATCGCTCCTCCCAGCTGGGTGCCTGACCCCCCTCCCATGGACCCAGATGGTGACATAGACTTCATCCTGGCCCCTGCAGTGGGATCTCTCACCACAGCTTCTACAGGGACCAGCCAGGGCCCCAGCACCTCCACTATACCAG GCCCCTCCTCCGAGCCTTCGGTGGTGGAGTCTAAAGACCGCAAGGCCAACGCCCACCTCATCCTCAAACTGATGTGTGACAGCATGGTTCTCCGGCCACACCTCCGCGAGCTGCTCTCCGCCAA GGATGCCCGTGGAATGACCCCATTCATGCTGGCAGTCAGCGGGAGAGCTTACCCAGCTGCCATTACTGTTCTGGAGGCTGCGCAGAAAATGGCCAAGG TGGGAGAACCCGGCATGACTGAGAAGGTGGATGCAGACTCTGCGTTCATGGAGATGATTTGTCCCTCGGGGACCAACCCTGACGACTCTCCTCTCTACGTCCTCTGCTGCAACGACACCTGCAGCTTCACCTGGACAGGAGCTGAACACATCAACCAg GATATCTTTGAGTGCCGGACCTGCGGCCTGTTGGAGTCTCTCTGCTGCTGCACTGAGTGCGCCAGGGTGTGTCACAAAGGACACGACTGCAA ACTCAAGAGGACCTCTCCCACTGCTTACTGTGACTGCTGGGAGAAGTGTAAGTGTAAGACGCTGATTGCTGGACAGAAAGCTGCTCGCCTGGACCTGCTGTACAGACTGCTCACCACCACTAACCTGGTCACCAGTCCAAACAGCCG GGGGGAGCATATCCTTCTGTTCCTGGTGCAGACTGTTGCTAGGCAGAGTGTGGAGCACTGCCAGTACCGGCCCCCTCGCATCAGAGAGGACAGGAACCGCAAGGCTGCCAATGCAGAAG TTTGTTGTCCTCCCTGTGTGTCAGACTCTGACATGCCGGACCATGACCTGGAACCTCCACGCTTCGCCCAGCTGGCCCTGGAGAGGGTGCTGCAGGACTGGAATGCTCTCAAGTCCATGATAATGTTCGGATCCCAGGAGAATAAAGACCC GCTGAGTGCCAGCAGCCGTATCGCCCATCTCCTTCCAGAGGAGCAGGTGTACCTGAACCAGCAGAGTGGCACCATCCGCCTGGACTGCTTCACACACTGCCTCATTGTCAAGTGTGCCCCTGACATTACA TTTATTGACACCCTGCTGGGGACCTTGGTGAAGGAGCTGCAGAACAAGTACACTCCTGGCCGGAGAGAGGAGGCCATCGTCGTCACCAGGAGGTTCCTGCGCTCCGTGGCCAGGGTGTTTGTCATCCTCAGCGTCGAGATGGCCTCGTCCAAAAAGAAAAA TAACTTCATCCCCCAGCCCATTGGGAAGTGCAGGCGTGTGTTCCAGGCCCTGCTGCCCTATGCGGTGGAGGAGCTGTGCAACGTGGCGGAGTCTCTCATCGTGCCTGTGAGGATGGGCATCGCCCGGCCCACCGCCCCCTTCACCCTGGCCAGCACCAGCATCGACGCCGTGCAGGGCAGCGAGGAACTCTTCTCTGTGGAACCCTTGCCACCGAGACCCTCCCCAGACCAGTCCAGCAA TTCTAGTCAGACTGCATCGTCCTACATCATCAGGAACCCCCAGCCTCGCCGCAGCAGCCAGTCCCAGCCGGTCAGAGGGAGAGACGAGGAGCAGGATGACATTGTGTCTGCTGACGTTGAAGAG GTAGAGGTTGTCGAGGGCGTTGCCGGGGAGGAGGATCACCATgaagaccaggaggaacagggagaggagaaCGCTGAGGCAGAGGGACAGCATGATGAACATGATGAGGATG AGGGTGATGTCCTTTCCTCTCTAGGAAGCGACATGGAGTTGGATCTGCTGGCTGCCGCGGAGACGGAGAGTGACAGCGAGAGTAACCATAGCAACCAGGACAATGCCAGCGGTCGGAGGAGTGTTGTCACCGCAGCAACTGCCGGCTCCGAAGCAG GAAGTAGAATGTCCCTGGCTTTTCAAAGTGTTG GTGCCAGCAGTGTCCCTGCCTTCTTTTCAGAGGACGACTCCCAGTCCAACGACTCGAGCGACTcggacagcagcagcagccagagcGACGACGTGGACCAGGAGACCTTCCTATTGGACGAGCCCTTGGAGAGGACCACCACCGCCTCGCACGTCAACAGTGCTGCCCAGGCGCCACGCTCCATGCAGTGGGCCGTACGCAACACCCCCAGCCAGAGAGCCACGGGCAGCGCcccctccagctcctccacccctgcTG CAGCGAGCTCCACAGGTCTGATCTACATCGACCCGTCCAACCTGCGGCGCAGCAGCGCCATCAGCACCAGCGCGGCCGCTGCGGCTGCAGCTCTGGAGGCCTCCAACTCATCCAGCTACCTGACGTCAGCCTCCAGTTTAGCCCGGGCCTACAGCATCGTCATCAGACAGATCTCTGACCTGATGAGCCTCATCCCCAAGTACAACCACCTGGTCTACTCCCAGTACCCTGCTGCAGTCAAACTCACCTACCAGGACGCTGTCAACCTGCAG AACTTTGTTGAGGAGAAGCTGATCCCTACGTGGAACTGGATGGTGTCCATCATGGACTCTACAGAGGCTCAGCTGCGTTACGGCTCGGCCCTGTCCTCAGCAGGCGACCCCGGACACCCATCCCACCCCCTCCACGCCTCGCAGCACTCTGCCCGCAGGGAGCGCATGACTGCCCGCGAGGAAGCCAGCCTCCGCACCTTGGAAGGACGCAGGTCTGG ACGTGCGGCCACTCTGCTGACAGTGCGTCAGGGGATGATGTCAGCGCGGGGAGACTTCCTGAACTACGCCCTGTCTCTGATGCGTTCCCATAATGACGAGCACTCTGACGTTCTGCCTGTGCTGGATGTGTGTTCTCTCAAACACGTGGCCTACGTCTTCCAGGCCCTCATCTACTGGATCAAAGCCATGAACCAGCAGACAACTCTGGACACAACACAGATGGACCGCAAGAG GAGCCGAGAGATTCTGGAACTGGGACTGGACAATGAAGATTCTGAACATGAGAATGACGAGGACACCAATCAAA gttCCACGCTCCAGGATAAGGAGGATGACTCGGTCCCTGCTGAGATGGGACAGAACCACCCGTTCTTCCGGCGCTCTGACTCCATGACCTTCCTGGGCTGTATCCCCCCCAACCCCTTCGAGGTCCCCCTGGCAGAGGCCATCCCCCTGGCAGACCAGCCTCACCTCTTGCAG CCCAATGCAAGGAAGGAGGATCTGTTTGGCCGTCCTAGTCAGGGCCTGTACTCGTCCTCGTACACAGCAAGCAAAGGCCTGGCCGAGGCCACCCTGGACCGCAGCTGCCTGGAGGTTAACATGGGCTCCTCTCAG ATCCTACCCACCAAGATGTCCTACTCAGCCAACCTGAAGAACGTGATGAGTATGGAGACTAGTCAGCGCGGCCGAGAGGACCAGCCCATGGACCAGGAGCTAGTGGCTCCAAAGCCAGGCCCCTCACCCCACGACCTAGCTGCCCAGCTGAAGAGCAGCCTCCTGGCTGAAATAGGCCTCACTGAGAGCGATGGACCACCGCTCCCTTCCTTTAG ACCCCACTGTAGTTTTATGGGGATGGTGATCTCCCATGACATGCTGCTGGGCCGCTGGCGTCTGTCTCTGGAGCTGTTCGGACGCGTCTTCATGGAGGATGTTGGAGCAGAGCCTGGATCG ATCCTGACCGAGCTGGGGGGCTTTGAGGTGAAGGAGTCTAAGTTCCGCCGGGAGATGGAGAAACTCCGTAACCTCCAGTCTCGTGACCTGGCCCTGGAGGTGGACCGTGACCGTGACCAGCTGATCCAGCAGACCATGAGGCAGCTCAACACCCACTTTGGCCGGCGCTGCACCACCACACCCATGGCTGTGCACCGCGTTAAGGTCACCTTCAAAGACGAGCCGGGCGAGGGTAGTGGTGTGGCCCGTAGCTTCTACACGGCCATCGCCCTGGCCTTCCTGTCCAATGACAAGCTGCCCAACCTGGACTGTGTGCAGAGCGTCAGCAAGGGCATGCAGGCCAGCAGTACGTGTCATCACGATTACAACTCAAGTATGACATTGA ATCTGATGCAGCGGCTGAGGAACAGAGACCGGGAGAGGGAGCGGAGGAGTGGAGGGCTCCGAGCCGGCTCTAGGAGAGACCGAGACAG CTCCCGTTTGGCTAATGTCTCTTCTACCAACCTTGATCGCGGTTCCCGCAGCACTGACAGCtgtgttgacatgacaactgGGTCGGAGTTCCGAACCTTCAAATGGATCAT ggactCGAGGAGACAGCTGTCCATTGACACCCGGCCCTTCAGGCCAGCCTCGGAGGGGAACCCCAGTGATGAACCTGACCCCCTGCCTGCCCACAGACAGGCCCTGGGAGAGAGGCTGTACCCCCGTGTCCACGCTATGCAGCCG GCGTTTGCCAGTAAGATCACAGGGATGCTGCTGGAGCTCTCCCCAGCCCAGCTGCTGTTGCTCCTGGCCAGTGAGGACTCTCTCAGGGCCAGGGTGGAGGAGGCCATGGAGCTGCTCATTGCACATGGAAG GGAAAATGGTGCTGACAGCATACTGGACCTGGGTCTCCTGGAGGCTCCTGAGAAAGCACAG CAGCAGGAGAACCGTAAGCGTCATGGCTCCACCCGTAGTGTGGTGGACATGGAGCTGGACGACCCTGAAGACGGAGATGACAACGCTCCCCTGTTCTACCAGCCCGGGAAGAGAGGCTTCTACTCCCCCCGGCCCGGCAAGAACACGGAGGCCAGGCTCAACTGCTTCAGGAACATCGGCAG aATACTAGGGCTGTGTCTGCTGCAGAATGAGCTCTGTCCAATTACCTTGAACAGACATGTCATCAAGGTGCTGCTCGGCAGAAAG gTGAACTGGCATGACTTTGCCTTCTTTGACCCGGTAATGTACGAGAGCCTGCGGCAGTTGATCCGTCACTCTCAGGCTGGAGAGGCGGAAGCTGTCTTTGCAGCCATGGACGTGGCCTTTGCCATAGACCTGTGTAAGGAGGAAGGGGCTGGACAG GTGGAGCTGCTGTCAGGTGGGGTCAACATGCCTGTGACTCCTCTCAACGTTTACGAATACGTGAGAAAGTACGCCGAACACAGGATGCTGGTGGTTGCCGAGCAACCTCTTCAT GCGATGAGGAAGGGTCTGTTGGATGTCCTTCCTAAGAATGCCCTGGAGGACTTGACAGCTGAGGACTTCAGGCTGCTGGTCAACGGCTGTGGAGAGGTCAACGTGCAGATGCTCATCAGCTTCACTTCCTTCAATGATGAATCTGGTACAAAGACCTTGGCCCGTATTCACAAAGAATCTCAGA GGGAAAATGCTGATAAGTTGTTGCAGTTTAAACGCTGGTTTTGGTCCATCGTGGAGAAGATGAGCATGACTGAGAGGCAAGATCTG GTGTACTTCTGGACCTCCAGTCCGTCTCTGCCAGCCAGTGAGGAAGGCTTCCAGCCCATGCCCTCCATCACCATCAGGCCTCCGGACGACCAGCACCTGCCCACGGCCAACACCTGCATCTCGCGCCTCTACGTGCCACTCTACTCCTCCAAACAGATTCTAAAACAGAAACTCTTACTAGCCATTAAGACCAAGAACTTTGGTTTTGTGTAG